Proteins encoded together in one Pseudomonas sp. Seg1 window:
- the purU gene encoding formyltetrahydrofolate deformylase yields MRTFRLVISCPDRVGIVAKVSNFLAAHNGWITEASHHSDNQVGWFFMRHEIRADSLPFGIEVLREKFAPIAEEFSMDWRITDTEQKKRVVLMASRESHCLADLLHRWHSDELDCEISCVISNHDDLRSMVEWHGIPYYHVPVNPQDKQPAFDEVSRLVKQHDAEVVVLARYMQILPPDMCREYAHKVINIHHSFLPSFVGAKPYHQASLRGVKLIGATCHYVTEELDAGPIIEQDVVRVSHSDSIEDMVRFGRDVEKMVLARGLRYHLEDRVLVHGNKTVVF; encoded by the coding sequence ATGCGCACTTTTCGGCTGGTGATTTCTTGCCCGGACCGCGTTGGCATCGTTGCCAAAGTCAGTAATTTTCTGGCAGCCCACAATGGCTGGATCACCGAAGCGAGCCACCACTCGGATAATCAGGTTGGCTGGTTCTTCATGCGTCACGAAATTCGTGCCGACTCGCTGCCATTCGGTATCGAAGTTCTGCGTGAGAAGTTTGCGCCGATTGCCGAAGAGTTCTCGATGGACTGGCGCATCACTGACACCGAGCAGAAAAAACGCGTAGTGCTGATGGCCAGCCGCGAGTCCCATTGCCTGGCTGACTTGCTGCATCGCTGGCATAGCGATGAGCTGGATTGCGAGATCTCCTGCGTGATTTCCAACCACGACGACCTGCGCAGCATGGTCGAGTGGCACGGCATTCCTTATTACCATGTCCCGGTCAATCCGCAGGACAAGCAACCGGCCTTCGATGAAGTGTCGCGCCTGGTCAAACAGCACGACGCCGAAGTGGTGGTGCTGGCGCGCTACATGCAAATCCTGCCGCCGGACATGTGCCGCGAATACGCGCACAAAGTCATCAACATTCACCACAGCTTCCTGCCGTCGTTCGTCGGCGCCAAGCCGTACCATCAGGCGTCCCTGCGAGGCGTGAAGCTGATCGGCGCGACCTGCCACTACGTGACCGAAGAGCTGGATGCCGGCCCGATCATCGAGCAGGACGTGGTCCGTGTCAGCCACAGCGACAGCATCGAAGACATGGTGCGTTTCGGGCGTGACGTCGAGAAGATGGTGCTGGCGCGCGGCCTGCGTTATCACCTCGAAGATCGCGTGCTGGTGCACGGCAACAAGACCGTGGTGTTCTGA
- the mvaT gene encoding histone-like nucleoid-structuring protein MvaT → MSLINEYRATEEAIKELQARLKNLSQDDKLQTELEFEGKLRTLMGEYSKSLRDIIALLDPESKTKAPRGGVAKTTGTKRARKVKQYKNPHNGEVIETKGGNHKTLKEWKAKWGGDVVEGWATLLG, encoded by the coding sequence ATGTCCTTGATCAACGAATATCGCGCCACCGAAGAAGCTATCAAAGAGCTGCAAGCCCGTTTGAAGAACCTGTCGCAAGACGACAAACTGCAAACCGAGCTGGAATTCGAAGGCAAACTGCGCACCCTGATGGGCGAATACTCCAAGTCCCTGCGTGACATCATCGCGCTGCTGGACCCGGAATCGAAAACCAAAGCTCCACGCGGCGGTGTAGCAAAAACTACCGGCACCAAGCGTGCTCGCAAAGTTAAACAATACAAAAACCCGCACAACGGCGAAGTCATCGAAACCAAAGGTGGCAACCACAAGACTCTGAAAGAGTGGAAAGCCAAGTGGGGCGGTGACGTGGTTGAAGGCTGGGCTACCCTGCTGGGCTAA
- the sbcB gene encoding exodeoxyribonuclease I, which translates to MTSIFWYDYETTGINPRSDRPLQVAGIRTDHDLNEIDEPVNLYCQPSEDILPHPAACAITGITPGQLAEKGLSEADFMTRVHAQLAAPGTCGAGYNTLRFDDEMTRYSLYRNFFDPYAREWQGGNSRWDLIDVVRAAYALRPDGLVWPTDDEGRVTLKLERLTAANNIDHGHAHEALSDVRATIALARLIREKQPKLYDWLFQLRSKQRVMDQIRLLQPLVHISGRFSAARSYVGVVLPLAWHPKNRNALIVCDLHLDPQGLLDLDAQTLRQRLYTRRDDLLEGELPVPLKLIHINRCPVVAPLSVLRAPDQQRLGLDMALYQERTLRLTDAQQVWKDKVAAIYASEDFTPSEDPEQQLYDGFIGDRDRRLCEQVRNADPAQLAQEQWPFDDERLPELLFRYRARNFADTLSFEEQERWRIFCQQRLSAPEWGAPNTLQSFTEAAEQWALSATPMQKTVLNEWQNYVQALRKRLNL; encoded by the coding sequence GTGACTTCCATCTTCTGGTACGACTACGAAACCACTGGCATCAATCCCCGCAGCGACCGCCCGCTGCAGGTTGCAGGGATTCGCACCGACCACGACCTCAACGAAATCGATGAGCCGGTCAATCTCTATTGCCAGCCCAGCGAAGACATCCTGCCGCATCCAGCCGCTTGCGCCATTACCGGTATCACGCCGGGCCAGCTCGCTGAAAAGGGCTTGAGCGAAGCCGATTTCATGACCCGCGTCCACGCGCAACTGGCCGCGCCCGGCACTTGCGGTGCGGGTTACAACACCTTGCGTTTCGATGACGAGATGACGCGTTACAGCTTGTATCGCAACTTCTTCGACCCGTATGCCCGCGAATGGCAGGGCGGTAACAGTCGCTGGGATCTGATCGACGTGGTGCGTGCCGCCTATGCATTGCGCCCGGACGGTCTGGTCTGGCCGACCGATGACGAAGGGCGGGTAACGCTCAAGCTCGAACGCCTGACCGCCGCCAACAACATCGATCACGGGCATGCTCACGAAGCGTTGTCGGATGTGCGTGCGACCATTGCACTGGCGCGGTTGATCCGTGAGAAGCAGCCAAAGCTGTATGACTGGCTGTTCCAGTTGCGCAGCAAGCAAAGGGTCATGGACCAGATTCGCCTGTTGCAACCGCTGGTGCATATTTCCGGGCGCTTTTCGGCGGCACGCAGTTATGTCGGGGTGGTGTTGCCATTGGCCTGGCACCCGAAAAACCGTAACGCCTTGATTGTCTGCGACCTGCACCTCGATCCGCAGGGCCTGCTTGATCTGGATGCACAAACGCTGCGCCAGCGCCTCTACACCCGCCGCGACGACTTGCTCGAAGGTGAGTTGCCAGTGCCGCTCAAGCTGATTCATATCAACCGCTGTCCGGTGGTGGCGCCATTGTCGGTATTGCGTGCACCGGATCAGCAGAGACTGGGGCTGGACATGGCGCTTTATCAGGAGCGAACACTGCGACTAACTGACGCACAACAAGTTTGGAAAGATAAAGTTGCGGCCATTTATGCCAGCGAAGATTTCACCCCGAGCGAGGATCCGGAGCAACAGTTGTACGACGGATTTATCGGTGACCGCGACCGGCGTCTATGTGAGCAAGTGAGAAACGCCGATCCTGCGCAATTGGCGCAAGAGCAATGGCCTTTCGATGACGAACGTTTGCCTGAATTACTCTTTCGATATCGAGCGCGTAACTTTGCCGATACGTTGAGTTTTGAAGAGCAGGAACGCTGGCGAATATTTTGTCAGCAGCGTTTATCCGCGCCTGAATGGGGCGCACCGAATACCTTGCAATCTTTTACAGAAGCCGCAGAGCAATGGGCGCTTAGTGCGACACCGATGCAGAAAACCGTGCTTAATGAATGGCAGAATTATGTCCAGGCATTACGCAAACGTTTGAATCTTTGA
- a CDS encoding RDD family protein: MLEPTAPRKAPLAPPLDTRHQVETPEGIDLPLRPAGLMVRAVAFTIDLGLRGLIMGALFIVLAFLGKLGMGLGSLLLFAISWWYMVLFEVLRQGRSPGKQWMGLRVVHDDGTPIGWSASLLRNLLRFVDLLPFGYFLGAISCLQHPTFKRLGDIAAGTLVVYSEQPVSRPQLPAAEPRRAPIALTLSEQRALLGFAERQAELTPARVNELAALLAQPLHISAPKAVAELNGIARGLLGPT, translated from the coding sequence ATGCTCGAGCCCACAGCGCCAAGGAAAGCACCGCTGGCCCCGCCGCTGGATACGCGGCATCAGGTCGAAACGCCGGAAGGCATCGACTTGCCGTTGCGCCCGGCCGGGCTGATGGTACGAGCCGTGGCCTTCACGATCGATCTGGGTCTGCGCGGCCTGATCATGGGTGCGCTGTTCATTGTGCTGGCGTTCCTCGGCAAGCTCGGCATGGGCCTCGGCTCGTTACTGCTGTTTGCGATCAGTTGGTGGTACATGGTGCTGTTCGAAGTCCTGCGCCAGGGACGCTCGCCGGGCAAACAATGGATGGGCCTGCGCGTGGTGCACGATGACGGCACGCCCATCGGCTGGTCGGCGTCGTTGCTGCGCAACCTGCTGCGCTTTGTCGATCTGCTGCCGTTCGGCTACTTTCTCGGCGCCATCAGTTGCCTGCAACACCCGACTTTCAAACGGCTGGGCGATATCGCCGCCGGTACGCTGGTGGTCTACAGCGAACAGCCAGTCAGCCGCCCGCAATTACCCGCCGCGGAACCCCGACGCGCACCGATTGCCCTCACCCTCAGTGAACAACGCGCCCTGCTCGGCTTTGCCGAACGTCAGGCCGAACTGACGCCGGCACGGGTAAACGAGCTGGCAGCGCTGCTGGCCCAGCCACTGCATATTTCCGCGCCCAAGGCCGTTGCTGAACTCAACGGTATCGCCCGCGGCCTGCTGGGGCCAACATGA
- a CDS encoding stage II sporulation protein M: MKQSLFENRHKAEWERFALALERLERGKETSQVAGFPKAYRRLCQHLALAQERGYSSFLIDSLQQQVLRGHQQLYRHRSRLGANLLSFILADFPRLVRAEWPFVLVACLLFFGSLIGVGVLVYVFPELVYNLIPADQVREMQGMYDPVAGHLGRPADRAASEDWVMFGYYVMHNIGIAFQTFASGLLMGVGSAFFLFYNGLVIGAVAGHLTEIGFGQTFWSFVIAHGAFELTAIALAGAAGLELGWALIAPGRLNRAEALKRAARKSVLLICGVMLFLLIAAFIEAYWSSKTSVAPLTKYLVGATLWALVASYFLFAGRSRHAPE, encoded by the coding sequence ATGAAGCAAAGCCTTTTCGAAAATCGTCACAAGGCCGAATGGGAGCGTTTTGCACTGGCCCTTGAACGCCTCGAACGGGGCAAGGAAACCTCGCAAGTGGCCGGTTTCCCCAAAGCCTATCGACGCCTCTGCCAGCATCTGGCACTGGCGCAGGAGCGCGGCTACAGCAGTTTCCTCATCGATTCCCTGCAACAGCAGGTCTTGCGCGGCCATCAGCAGCTTTACCGGCATCGCAGTCGATTGGGCGCCAACCTGCTCAGCTTCATCCTCGCCGACTTCCCGCGACTGGTGCGCGCCGAATGGCCTTTTGTGCTGGTGGCGTGCCTGCTGTTTTTCGGCAGCCTGATTGGCGTCGGTGTGCTGGTGTATGTGTTTCCCGAGCTGGTCTACAACCTGATCCCTGCCGATCAGGTGCGTGAAATGCAAGGCATGTACGACCCGGTGGCCGGCCACCTCGGGCGCCCCGCCGATCGCGCCGCCAGTGAAGACTGGGTGATGTTCGGTTACTACGTGATGCACAACATCGGCATTGCCTTCCAGACCTTTGCCAGCGGTTTGCTGATGGGCGTGGGCAGTGCGTTTTTCCTGTTCTATAACGGTCTGGTCATCGGTGCGGTGGCCGGGCACCTGACAGAAATCGGCTTCGGTCAGACCTTCTGGTCATTCGTGATTGCCCACGGCGCCTTCGAACTGACGGCCATTGCGCTGGCCGGCGCGGCAGGCCTGGAACTGGGCTGGGCATTGATCGCGCCGGGACGCCTGAACCGCGCCGAAGCCTTGAAACGCGCCGCGCGCAAAAGCGTACTGCTGATTTGCGGGGTCATGCTGTTCCTGTTGATCGCCGCGTTTATCGAAGCTTATTGGTCATCGAAAACCAGCGTCGCCCCACTCACCAAATACCTGGTCGGCGCCACGCTGTGGGCGTTGGTGGCGAGCTATTTTCTGTTCGCCGGGAGGTCCCGTCATGCGCCTGAGTGA
- a CDS encoding DUF4129 domain-containing protein, whose amino-acid sequence MRLSDATVVIRPRTAWEAMDLGVLMSQQHRRLLMTSWAIVTLPLFVLLSLLFWDSPSLALFIFWWLKPAYERLPLYILSKALFGETPTLRQALREWPRLLKPQLLASLTWRRLSLSRSFLMPVVQLEGLDGSARQQRLHVLLQRNAGAAQWLTIIGMHLETALWIGMMVLFYLLLPQQIETDWDWQSLILAADQDWRWLEHLTNAFYALVLVVWEPIYVACGFSLYLNRRTQLEAWDIELVFRRLRQRLNSSVLGVLLAVCLLLPNVPSVWAAEADSSPDTPRLLNQPLTSQASHDSIKALLEQPPFKNKESVTRYRFGEDPATPAKSDKEGEAPQWLKTLLGWLEGRQFNTLATVIEVVLWGAVIAAVGWLIWRYREFLQAFVSRRPALPARAKRPVPQQAFGLDLNRETLPEDIAAHAEQLWQSQPRAALSLLYRGLLSHLLHDFDLTLKDADTENQILARVEQLQRPELLAFSRILTTHWQNMAYGHRVPAAHLQQELCDGWRALFGHGVSR is encoded by the coding sequence ATGCGCCTGAGTGACGCAACGGTGGTGATCCGTCCGCGCACCGCCTGGGAAGCCATGGATCTGGGCGTGCTCATGAGCCAGCAACACCGGCGCTTGTTGATGACCAGTTGGGCGATCGTCACCCTGCCGCTGTTCGTCTTGCTCAGCCTGTTGTTCTGGGATTCGCCGTCACTGGCGTTGTTTATCTTCTGGTGGCTGAAACCGGCGTACGAACGCCTGCCGCTGTACATCCTGTCCAAAGCCCTGTTCGGTGAAACGCCGACACTCAGGCAAGCCCTGCGCGAGTGGCCACGCCTGCTCAAACCGCAACTGCTGGCCAGCCTGACCTGGCGCCGGCTGAGTCTGAGCCGCAGTTTCCTGATGCCTGTGGTGCAACTTGAAGGCCTGGATGGCAGTGCACGGCAACAGCGACTGCACGTGCTGTTGCAACGCAATGCCGGCGCCGCGCAATGGCTGACCATCATTGGCATGCACCTGGAAACGGCGTTGTGGATCGGCATGATGGTGCTGTTCTACCTGCTGTTGCCGCAACAGATCGAAACGGACTGGGACTGGCAATCGTTGATCCTCGCGGCAGACCAGGACTGGCGTTGGCTGGAACACCTGACTAACGCGTTCTATGCGCTGGTGCTGGTGGTGTGGGAACCGATTTACGTGGCCTGTGGTTTCAGCCTCTATCTGAACCGGCGCACGCAACTGGAGGCGTGGGACATCGAACTGGTGTTCCGCCGTTTGCGGCAACGGCTGAACAGCAGCGTACTCGGCGTGCTGCTGGCGGTGTGCCTGCTGCTGCCGAACGTGCCCTCGGTGTGGGCCGCTGAAGCTGACAGCAGCCCGGATACGCCGCGCTTGTTGAATCAGCCGCTGACCAGCCAGGCCTCGCACGACAGTATCAAGGCTTTGCTCGAACAACCGCCGTTCAAAAACAAGGAGTCCGTCACTCGCTATCGCTTTGGCGAAGATCCGGCAACTCCGGCCAAATCCGACAAGGAGGGTGAAGCGCCGCAATGGCTGAAAACCCTGCTCGGCTGGCTCGAAGGCCGACAATTCAATACCTTGGCCACCGTCATCGAAGTGGTGCTGTGGGGCGCAGTGATTGCCGCCGTCGGCTGGTTGATCTGGCGCTATCGCGAGTTTCTGCAAGCGTTCGTCAGCCGCCGTCCGGCGCTGCCTGCGCGAGCGAAAAGACCAGTGCCGCAACAGGCCTTTGGTCTCGACCTTAACCGCGAAACCCTGCCCGAGGACATCGCCGCCCACGCCGAACAACTCTGGCAGAGTCAGCCACGCGCCGCGCTGAGCCTGCTCTATCGAGGCCTGCTCAGCCATTTGCTCCACGACTTCGATCTGACGCTCAAGGACGCCGACACGGAAAACCAGATACTGGCGCGGGTCGAACAACTTCAACGACCGGAACTGCTCGCCTTCAGCCGCATCCTGACCACTCACTGGCAGAACATGGCCTATGGACATCGCGTACCGGCGGCGCATCTGCAACAGGAACTGTGCGATGGCTGGCGCGCCCTGTTCGGTCACGGAGTCTCGCGTTGA
- a CDS encoding DUF4350 domain-containing protein yields the protein MNRRSLWWLGGLLFALLAALSVYLFMAAKPYQEEVDHGPSPAAQANPYLAAEMFLRERGIHVDHAESLAVLPDIDPRGHTLLLFNDRSRMPPRQVDQVLNWTRAGGRLVFVAEALWDPQTRQSNDLLLDRVQLHQALTKDLKDPPEGLPHEPYPALTKLYLEDEDAPAYAGFDTDFHLDDPKNLAHAWANSAKATHMMQLPYSLGSITVVTDAELWKTTAIAQYDNAWLLWYLSADTDVTLIYNIEHDSLLTLLWRYFPQAIVALLALIGLWLWQASVRHGPLQAPAPSGRRQLQEHLRASADFMLRHNGQQSLLQALQQDVLRRARRRHPGFEELNVAEQWLALSRLTRQPTRAISQALSPVPKRRMSSADFCRQVAHLQTLRNTL from the coding sequence TTGAATCGGCGCAGCCTGTGGTGGCTCGGCGGATTGCTCTTCGCGCTGCTGGCGGCGTTGAGCGTGTATCTGTTCATGGCCGCCAAGCCTTATCAGGAAGAAGTCGATCACGGCCCCTCACCCGCCGCGCAGGCCAATCCCTACCTGGCGGCAGAAATGTTTCTGCGTGAGCGCGGCATCCATGTCGACCATGCCGAAAGCCTCGCGGTGCTGCCGGATATCGATCCGCGCGGGCACACACTGTTGCTGTTCAACGACCGATCGCGGATGCCACCGCGTCAGGTCGATCAAGTGTTGAACTGGACCCGCGCCGGTGGGCGGCTGGTGTTCGTCGCCGAAGCACTGTGGGACCCGCAGACCAGACAAAGCAACGATCTGCTGCTTGATCGAGTGCAACTGCATCAGGCCCTGACCAAGGATTTGAAGGACCCGCCCGAAGGCCTGCCCCATGAACCGTATCCCGCCCTGACCAAACTGTACCTGGAAGACGAAGACGCGCCGGCCTACGCCGGCTTCGATACCGACTTTCATCTCGACGACCCGAAGAATCTTGCGCATGCCTGGGCCAACAGCGCCAAGGCCACGCACATGATGCAACTGCCCTACAGCCTCGGTTCGATCACCGTGGTCACCGATGCCGAGCTGTGGAAAACCACGGCGATTGCCCAGTACGACAACGCCTGGCTGCTCTGGTATCTAAGCGCCGACACCGACGTCACGCTGATCTACAACATCGAGCACGATAGCCTGCTGACGCTGCTCTGGCGCTACTTCCCGCAAGCCATCGTCGCCCTGCTCGCGTTAATCGGCCTGTGGTTGTGGCAGGCCAGTGTGCGCCATGGCCCACTTCAGGCGCCCGCGCCGAGTGGTCGTCGCCAGTTGCAGGAGCACCTGCGCGCCAGTGCCGATTTCATGCTGCGCCACAACGGTCAGCAGTCGCTGTTGCAGGCCCTGCAACAGGACGTGTTGCGCCGCGCCCGACGCCGGCACCCCGGCTTCGAAGAATTGAACGTTGCCGAACAATGGCTGGCGTTGTCGCGCCTGACCCGGCAACCGACCCGTGCCATCAGCCAGGCCTTGAGCCCGGTGCCGAAGCGGCGGATGTCCAGTGCCGATTTCTGCCGCCAGGTCGCCCACCTGCAAACCTTGAGGAACACGCTATGA
- a CDS encoding MoxR family ATPase: protein MTEQIEPGSASHAAQQRQRASQLAQAVRNELHKAVIGQDAVIDDVLTALIAGGHVLLEGVPGLGKTLLVRALARCFGGEFARIQFTPDLMPSDVTGHAVYDLHTEQFKLRKGPLFTNLLLADEINRAPAKTQAALLEAMQERQVTLEGRALPIAQPFMVLATQNPIEQEGTYPLPEAELDRFMLKVRMDYPDADQELNMVRQVSRSTRADMLDVQPLRTVLQAKDVQALQRIASDLPLDDQVLDYAVRLARSTRTWPGLTLGAGPRASIALVRCARARALLRGGEFVIPDDIKGCALAVLRHRVRIAPELDIEGLQVDQVLQQLLDQIPAPRL, encoded by the coding sequence ATGACCGAACAGATCGAGCCCGGCAGCGCCAGCCACGCCGCCCAGCAGCGCCAGCGTGCCAGTCAACTGGCGCAGGCCGTGCGCAATGAATTACACAAGGCTGTGATCGGCCAGGACGCGGTCATCGACGACGTGCTGACCGCACTGATCGCCGGTGGCCATGTGTTGCTGGAGGGTGTTCCGGGACTGGGCAAAACCCTGCTGGTGCGTGCCTTGGCGCGCTGCTTCGGCGGCGAGTTCGCACGTATTCAGTTCACCCCGGACCTGATGCCCAGCGACGTCACCGGCCACGCCGTGTACGACCTGCACACCGAGCAGTTCAAGCTGCGCAAAGGGCCGCTGTTTACCAACCTGCTGCTGGCCGACGAAATCAACCGCGCCCCGGCAAAAACCCAGGCCGCGTTGCTCGAAGCGATGCAGGAACGTCAGGTCACGCTGGAAGGCCGCGCCTTGCCGATTGCGCAGCCGTTCATGGTCCTCGCCACGCAGAACCCGATCGAGCAGGAAGGCACGTATCCACTGCCGGAAGCCGAACTCGATCGCTTCATGCTCAAGGTGCGCATGGATTATCCCGATGCCGATCAGGAGCTGAACATGGTGCGCCAGGTCAGCCGTTCGACCCGCGCCGACATGCTCGACGTGCAGCCGTTGCGCACCGTGTTGCAAGCCAAGGACGTGCAGGCGTTGCAGCGTATCGCCAGTGATTTGCCGCTGGACGATCAGGTGCTCGATTACGCCGTGCGCCTGGCGCGCAGCACCCGCACCTGGCCGGGCCTGACCTTGGGCGCCGGGCCTCGGGCCTCGATTGCGCTGGTGCGCTGCGCCCGCGCCCGGGCCTTGCTGCGCGGCGGTGAATTCGTGATTCCCGATGACATCAAGGGCTGCGCGCTGGCGGTGTTGCGCCATCGTGTGCGCATTGCGCCGGAACTGGACATTGAGGGCCTGCAAGTCGATCAGGTGCTGCAGCAGTTGCTTGATCAGATTCCGGCGCCGCGTCTATGA
- a CDS encoding DUF58 domain-containing protein — protein sequence MKPSRLLLIWLIILLGIGLVLGTLQALAIDVPESLLSINWGLLLALLALATLDALRLKRLPTVRIKRQMPGSLALGRWGEVQLTVEHDFSAPLNLQIFDHVPDGLSFENLPLNVELQPGQISLISYRVRPLKRGHFSFEHCEVNLPSPLGLWSGKRVLNVIDSTRVYPDFARLYGGELLAVDNWLSQLGVRQRQRRGQGLEFHQLREFREGDSLRQIDWKATARQRTPIAREYQDERDQQIIFLLDCGRRMRSQDDELSHFDHALNACLLLSYVALRQGDAVGLSTFASDQPRHLAPVKGSGQLNVLLNAVYDLDSTQRPADYQAAINQLLARQKRRALVVLVTNLRDEDDDELLGAVKRLSQQHRVLVASLRETTLDTLRQVPVQTLPEALAYCGTVNYLNERTELHERIVAHGVPVMDVRPAELGAELVTRYLALKKGGGL from the coding sequence ATGAAACCTTCACGTCTGCTGCTGATCTGGCTGATCATCCTGCTCGGCATCGGCCTTGTGCTGGGCACCTTGCAGGCATTGGCAATCGATGTCCCGGAGAGCCTGCTGTCAATCAACTGGGGATTGCTGCTGGCCCTGTTGGCGCTGGCGACGCTCGATGCGTTGCGCCTCAAGCGACTGCCGACGGTGCGGATCAAACGGCAGATGCCCGGCAGCCTCGCGCTTGGCCGCTGGGGTGAGGTGCAGCTAACCGTTGAACACGACTTCAGCGCGCCACTGAACCTGCAGATTTTCGACCATGTGCCGGACGGCCTCAGCTTCGAAAACCTGCCACTGAACGTCGAATTGCAGCCCGGCCAGATCAGCCTGATCAGCTACCGCGTGCGCCCGCTCAAACGCGGTCACTTCAGCTTCGAACACTGCGAAGTGAACCTGCCGAGCCCGCTGGGTTTATGGTCAGGTAAACGCGTGCTCAACGTGATCGACAGCACCCGCGTCTACCCGGATTTCGCTCGTCTCTACGGCGGTGAACTGCTGGCGGTGGACAACTGGCTCAGCCAGCTCGGCGTGCGCCAGCGGCAACGGCGCGGGCAAGGGTTGGAGTTTCATCAGTTGCGCGAATTTCGTGAAGGCGACAGCCTGCGCCAGATCGACTGGAAGGCCACCGCCCGCCAACGCACGCCGATTGCCCGCGAGTATCAGGACGAGCGCGATCAACAGATCATTTTCCTGCTCGACTGCGGCCGACGCATGCGCAGTCAGGATGATGAGCTGTCGCACTTCGACCATGCGCTCAATGCCTGCCTGCTGCTCAGCTACGTTGCGCTACGCCAGGGCGATGCCGTTGGACTGAGTACCTTCGCCAGTGATCAACCGCGCCACCTCGCCCCGGTCAAGGGCAGCGGCCAACTGAACGTGCTGCTCAACGCGGTATACGACCTCGACAGCACCCAGCGCCCCGCCGATTACCAAGCGGCCATCAACCAGTTACTGGCCCGGCAAAAACGCCGGGCGCTGGTGGTGTTGGTGACCAATTTGCGTGATGAGGACGATGATGAACTGCTCGGTGCCGTCAAACGTCTGAGCCAGCAACACCGAGTGCTGGTGGCGAGCCTGCGCGAAACAACACTCGACACCTTGCGCCAAGTGCCGGTGCAGACCTTGCCGGAAGCGCTGGCCTATTGCGGGACAGTCAACTACCTCAATGAACGCACGGAACTGCATGAGCGAATTGTCGCCCACGGTGTTCCGGTGATGGATGTTCGGCCCGCAGAATTGGGGGCCGAACTGGTGACGCGGTATCTGGCGCTGAAGAAGGGTGGAGGTTTGTGA